A single genomic interval of Nonomuraea rubra harbors:
- a CDS encoding amidohydrolase — protein MDILFRGGRVFTPAGVVTRAVLVRDGVIAAVGAESELARQPHETVDLNGGLLAPGFIDAHMHPVQAGLERAKCDLSEVFGLDAYLEKIADYATRNLDKEWIDGGGWDMSAFPGGLPHREQLDFLDRPVYLIQRDHHAAWVNTAALARAGITRDTPDPADGRIERDAAGEPTGVLHEGAMDLVGLLTPRPTPQDLQDALADAERHLFSLGITGWQDAIVGSYAGSDDQLPTYVEAARSGRLRARVVGALWWDRTRGAEQIEDLVARRAAAEELGRFAATSVKIMQDGITENFTAATLEPYCLCGGTGLSYVDPAKLREYVAELDRHGFQVHFHAIGERAVREALDSLEGTDPANRHHIAHLQIIEPSDVPRFAALGVTANLQPLWATHHAQMDELTLPYLGEPRSSWQYPFADLLAHGTRFCAGSDWPVSNADPLQGMHVAVNRTEPGSSVHAGYPTAQTPFLPGQRLDLATAMTAYTAGSAWINRSPAGVIEPGRPADLVVLDRDPFELPREDIWTTRVRMTFVDGEAVHEQP, from the coding sequence ATGGACATCCTCTTCCGAGGCGGCCGCGTCTTCACCCCGGCGGGCGTGGTGACGCGGGCCGTGCTGGTGCGCGACGGCGTGATCGCCGCCGTGGGCGCGGAGAGCGAGCTGGCGCGGCAGCCGCACGAGACGGTGGATCTGAACGGCGGCCTGCTCGCTCCGGGTTTCATCGACGCGCATATGCATCCCGTTCAGGCCGGGCTCGAACGGGCTAAGTGCGATTTGTCAGAGGTATTCGGCCTTGACGCATACCTGGAAAAGATCGCCGACTATGCCACGAGAAATCTTGATAAAGAGTGGATCGATGGCGGCGGCTGGGACATGTCAGCATTCCCGGGCGGCCTTCCCCACCGCGAACAGCTCGACTTCCTCGACCGTCCCGTCTACCTGATCCAGCGCGACCACCACGCCGCCTGGGTCAACACCGCCGCCCTCGCCAGGGCCGGCATCACCCGCGACACCCCCGACCCGGCCGACGGCCGCATCGAGCGCGACGCCGCCGGCGAGCCCACCGGCGTCCTGCACGAGGGCGCCATGGACCTCGTCGGCCTGCTCACCCCGCGCCCGACCCCCCAGGACCTCCAGGACGCGCTGGCGGACGCGGAGCGGCACCTGTTCTCGCTGGGCATCACGGGCTGGCAGGACGCCATCGTGGGCTCGTACGCGGGCTCCGACGACCAGCTCCCCACCTACGTCGAGGCGGCCCGCTCCGGGCGGCTGCGGGCCCGCGTGGTGGGCGCGCTGTGGTGGGACCGCACGCGGGGCGCCGAGCAGATCGAGGACCTGGTGGCGCGCCGGGCCGCCGCCGAGGAGCTCGGCCGGTTCGCCGCCACCTCGGTCAAGATCATGCAGGACGGCATCACGGAGAACTTCACGGCCGCGACGCTGGAGCCGTACTGCCTGTGCGGGGGCACGGGCCTGTCGTACGTGGACCCGGCCAAGCTCAGGGAGTACGTCGCCGAGCTGGACCGGCACGGCTTCCAGGTGCACTTCCACGCCATCGGCGAGCGCGCCGTGCGCGAGGCGCTCGACAGCCTGGAGGGCACGGACCCCGCCAACCGGCACCACATCGCCCACCTGCAGATCATCGAGCCCTCCGACGTGCCGCGCTTCGCCGCGCTCGGCGTCACGGCCAACCTGCAGCCGCTGTGGGCCACCCACCACGCCCAGATGGACGAGCTGACCCTGCCCTACCTCGGCGAGCCGCGCTCGTCGTGGCAGTACCCGTTCGCGGACCTGCTGGCGCACGGCACCCGGTTCTGCGCGGGCAGCGACTGGCCGGTCTCGAACGCCGACCCGCTGCAGGGCATGCACGTGGCCGTCAACCGCACCGAGCCGGGCAGCTCGGTGCACGCCGGTTACCCGACCGCGCAGACCCCGTTCCTGCCCGGCCAGCGCCTCGACCTGGCCACGGCGATGACCGCGTACACGGCGGGGTCGGCCTGGATCAACCGCTCGCCCGCCGGCGTCATCGAGCCGGGCCGCCCGGCCGACCTGGTGGTGCTCGACCGCGACCCGTTCGAGCTCCCGCGGGAGGACATCTGGACCACGCGGGTCCGGATGACGTTCGTGGACGGCGAAGCGGTCCACGAACAGCCCTGA
- a CDS encoding NAD(P)/FAD-dependent oxidoreductase — translation MSVRVPLSSGYVNGDVSFWYRSAGLPAPGPRLDGDLQADVAIVGAGYTGLWTAYYLKRARPSMNVVLLEQEFAGFGASGRNGGWLTGDLAGSHERYGSGARRLQREMYASIDEVIAVCETESIDCDLVKGGVLNVARTPAQAARLRESVASARPWGIEEADLRLVDPSDHVRVAGALEASWSPHCARIQPAKLAQGLARAVRDLGVPIYERTPVTEIAPHRAVTPYGTVSAGHVIRATEGFTARLPHLRRQWLPMNSSMIVTEPLPASFWDEVGWQGAELLGDLAHYYMYAQRTADDRIAFGGRGRPYLYGSRVDARGHTHEWTVEALWRLLTDFFPAARSSSIAHAWSGVLGVPRDWCSTVHVDPATGLGWAGGYTGHGVTTTNLAGRTLRDLILGEETELTSLPWVGRRVRSWEPEPLRWLGVHTMYRLYRVADHRERTRPRTSVLARFADLITGH, via the coding sequence ATGAGCGTGCGTGTTCCTTTGTCGTCCGGGTACGTGAACGGCGACGTCTCCTTCTGGTACCGGTCCGCCGGCCTGCCCGCCCCCGGCCCCCGGCTCGACGGCGACCTCCAGGCCGACGTGGCCATCGTCGGCGCCGGCTACACCGGCCTGTGGACCGCGTACTACCTCAAGCGCGCCCGCCCGTCCATGAACGTGGTGCTGCTGGAGCAGGAGTTCGCCGGGTTCGGCGCGTCGGGGCGCAACGGCGGCTGGCTGACCGGCGACCTGGCGGGCTCGCACGAGCGCTACGGCTCGGGGGCACGGCGGCTGCAGCGCGAGATGTACGCCTCGATCGACGAGGTCATCGCGGTCTGCGAGACGGAGTCCATCGACTGCGACCTGGTCAAGGGCGGCGTGCTGAACGTGGCCCGCACCCCGGCCCAGGCCGCCCGGCTGCGCGAGAGTGTGGCCTCGGCCCGCCCGTGGGGCATCGAGGAGGCCGATCTGCGGCTGGTGGACCCCTCTGACCACGTACGCGTCGCCGGAGCCCTGGAGGCGTCCTGGAGCCCCCACTGCGCGCGGATCCAGCCGGCCAAGCTGGCCCAGGGCCTGGCCAGGGCCGTACGCGACCTCGGCGTGCCCATCTACGAGCGCACCCCGGTGACCGAGATCGCCCCGCACCGGGCGGTCACCCCGTACGGCACGGTCTCGGCGGGTCACGTGATCCGCGCGACGGAGGGCTTCACCGCCCGCCTGCCCCACCTGCGCCGGCAGTGGCTCCCGATGAACAGCTCCATGATCGTCACCGAGCCGCTGCCCGCGTCGTTCTGGGACGAGGTCGGCTGGCAGGGCGCCGAGCTGCTCGGGGACCTGGCCCACTACTACATGTACGCCCAGCGCACCGCCGACGATCGCATCGCCTTCGGCGGGCGCGGCCGCCCCTACCTGTACGGCTCGCGCGTGGACGCCCGCGGCCACACCCACGAGTGGACGGTCGAGGCGCTGTGGCGGCTGCTGACCGACTTCTTCCCCGCCGCCCGTTCCTCCTCGATCGCGCACGCGTGGTCAGGCGTGCTCGGCGTGCCGCGCGACTGGTGCTCGACCGTGCACGTGGACCCGGCCACCGGCCTCGGCTGGGCGGGCGGCTACACCGGGCACGGCGTGACCACCACCAACCTGGCCGGTCGCACGCTGCGCGACCTGATACTGGGCGAGGAGACGGAGCTGACGTCGCTGCCGTGGGTGGGCCGCCGGGTGCGCTCCTGGGAGCCGGAGCCGCTGCGGTGGCTGGGCGTGCACACGATGTACCGCCTGTACCGGGTGGCCGACCACCGGGAGCGTACGAGGCCGCGCACCTCGGTGCTGGCCCGCTTCGCCGACCTGATCACGGGACACTAG
- a CDS encoding GNAT family N-acetyltransferase produces the protein MGFLRIRTTVDERPGRLASLAAALAHRGGNILGLSVQSDTDGTVDEFVADIPAHPETVREALEAAGGRDVKVVPATAHELTDEPTRALLLASRLRTMPWRLPELLAELLRADDARWVYGEAVSDLPDPTQLVVPVAPRRAVRLRRAELPFTLTEAARAASFARLAQPATEQSGTAERAIKLADGVEVTVRPLTSIYREAVRDLHDRCSPESRRFRYFTSMPALPPRMFDKLCDRNRGHSLVAGHDGQVVGMASLMFTNDPGTAELAFLVEDRWQGRGLGTAMARMLVRAARDLGYAEVRATMLADNTRMRRLLLSLGATLGYSEDPGVIEARLPVGAMVSA, from the coding sequence ATGGGATTCTTGCGCATCCGTACCACGGTGGACGAGCGACCCGGCCGGCTGGCCTCCCTGGCGGCGGCCCTGGCCCACCGGGGCGGCAACATCCTGGGCCTGAGCGTACAGTCCGACACCGACGGAACCGTTGACGAGTTCGTCGCCGACATCCCCGCCCACCCCGAGACCGTGCGCGAGGCCCTGGAGGCGGCCGGGGGCCGCGACGTCAAGGTGGTGCCCGCCACCGCGCACGAGCTGACCGACGAGCCCACCAGGGCGCTGCTGCTGGCCTCCAGGCTGCGCACGATGCCGTGGCGGCTGCCCGAGCTGCTCGCCGAGCTGCTGCGCGCGGACGACGCGCGCTGGGTCTATGGTGAGGCCGTGAGTGATCTTCCCGACCCGACGCAGCTCGTCGTGCCGGTCGCGCCGCGCCGGGCGGTCCGGCTGCGCCGCGCCGAGCTGCCGTTCACGCTGACCGAGGCGGCCAGGGCGGCCTCCTTCGCCCGGCTCGCCCAGCCCGCCACCGAGCAGAGCGGCACCGCCGAGCGGGCGATCAAGCTCGCCGACGGCGTCGAGGTCACCGTCCGCCCGCTCACCTCGATCTACCGCGAGGCCGTGCGCGACCTGCACGACCGATGCTCGCCGGAGTCGCGCAGGTTCCGCTACTTCACCTCGATGCCCGCGCTGCCGCCGCGCATGTTCGACAAGCTCTGCGACAGGAACAGGGGGCACTCGCTGGTCGCCGGGCACGACGGGCAGGTCGTGGGCATGGCCAGCCTCATGTTCACCAACGACCCCGGCACGGCCGAGCTGGCCTTCCTGGTCGAGGACCGCTGGCAGGGGCGCGGTCTGGGCACGGCGATGGCCAGGATGCTCGTACGGGCCGCCCGCGACCTCGGGTATGCCGAGGTCAGGGCCACCATGCTGGCCGACAACACGCGCATGCGCCGGCTGCTGCTCTCGCTGGGCGCCACGCTCGGCTACAGCGAGGATCCCGGCGTGATCGAGGCGCGGTTGCCGGTCGGCGCGATGGTGTCAGCCTAG
- a CDS encoding glycosyltransferase has product MSTTQARRRPQALDRTPAAAPAGVDIVIPVLNEERALPGCVRTLAAYLRGFPLPWRITIVDNGSTDGTWRVAAALAGELEPVHARRLDIRGRGAALRAAWQDSPADIVAYMDVDLSTDLDALFPLVASVASGHSEIAIGTRLAPGARTRRSLRREVVSRGYNALLRHGFGVRFSDAQCGFKAARADVVRPLLRKVEDDAWFFDTELLLLAEHNGLRVHEVPVDWIEDTDSRVRVVRTAIDDLKGLARVAWSISRGRAGVEVARPEPTPTHPDAMTARPREATFLSFAVVSAVSCALYALVYLALRDTWSAAATNLGAVALTFLVSGAVPRRWTVARLRRAAVRVRSAARFSMVYALTTAAALAVPPAAGRAAEVGAVLAAYGPLALSRWIAGSRRTRHRSWTRRRRKAHRKAHRLARRHVARRHRFRSPV; this is encoded by the coding sequence GTGAGCACCACGCAGGCCCGCCGGCGGCCGCAGGCGCTCGATCGTACGCCTGCGGCCGCGCCGGCCGGCGTGGACATCGTCATCCCCGTGCTCAACGAGGAGCGCGCGCTGCCGGGCTGCGTCCGGACGCTGGCCGCCTACCTCCGCGGTTTCCCGCTGCCGTGGCGCATCACGATCGTCGACAACGGCAGCACCGACGGCACCTGGCGGGTCGCCGCCGCGCTGGCCGGCGAGCTGGAGCCGGTGCACGCCCGCCGGCTCGACATCAGGGGCCGGGGCGCGGCGCTGCGGGCCGCCTGGCAGGACAGCCCCGCCGACATCGTCGCGTACATGGACGTGGACCTGTCCACCGACCTCGACGCCCTGTTCCCGCTGGTGGCCTCGGTGGCCAGCGGCCATTCCGAGATCGCCATCGGCACCCGGCTCGCGCCCGGCGCGCGCACCCGCCGCTCGCTGCGCCGCGAGGTGGTGTCGCGCGGATACAACGCCCTGCTCAGGCACGGTTTCGGGGTCCGGTTCAGCGACGCGCAGTGCGGGTTCAAGGCGGCCAGGGCGGACGTGGTCAGGCCGCTGCTGCGCAAGGTCGAGGACGACGCGTGGTTCTTCGACACCGAGCTGCTGCTGCTGGCCGAGCACAACGGGCTGCGCGTGCACGAGGTTCCGGTCGACTGGATCGAGGACACCGACTCGCGGGTGCGCGTCGTCAGGACCGCCATCGACGATCTGAAGGGGCTGGCCAGGGTCGCCTGGTCGATCTCCAGGGGGCGGGCCGGGGTGGAGGTGGCGCGGCCCGAGCCGACGCCCACGCATCCCGACGCGATGACCGCCCGGCCTCGCGAGGCCACGTTCCTGTCGTTCGCCGTGGTCAGCGCGGTCTCCTGCGCGCTGTACGCGCTGGTCTACCTCGCCCTGCGCGATACCTGGTCCGCCGCCGCCACGAACCTCGGCGCCGTCGCCCTGACCTTCCTGGTGAGCGGCGCCGTCCCGCGCCGGTGGACGGTCGCCCGGCTCAGGCGCGCCGCCGTGCGCGTGCGCTCCGCGGCACGCTTCTCCATGGTGTACGCCCTCACCACCGCCGCCGCGCTGGCCGTGCCGCCGGCGGCGGGACGGGCGGCGGAGGTGGGCGCGGTGCTCGCCGCGTACGGCCCGCTCGCGCTGTCCCGCTGGATCGCCGGCAGCAGAAGGACCCGGCACCGGTCATGGACGCGCCGCCGCCGCAAGGCCCACCGCAAGGCCCACCGCCTGGCCCGCCGGCACGTGGCCCGCCGCCACCGCTTCCGCTCTCCCGTCTAG
- a CDS encoding RICIN domain-containing protein, producing MRLCTTLRTTARAAASCAVTAIALTALSAPSAVADTGPPHGGGHGGGHDGGHDGGIVEIQTHADKCFDVAGISAEDRAPIIQFGCDEEVHQRFKIRRLPDGSVAIQTFSGKCLDILHGSPDDGAPLVQFRCHLNPNQRFRFAPASRGRVEIRTLAGKCLDVRGGSLDDGTPIVQFRCHGGANQRFHLASEPWSGM from the coding sequence ATGAGGTTGTGCACCACCCTTCGCACCACCGCTCGCGCCGCCGCGAGCTGCGCAGTCACGGCGATCGCCCTCACCGCGCTCTCCGCCCCGTCCGCCGTCGCGGACACCGGCCCGCCGCACGGCGGCGGCCACGGCGGCGGCCACGACGGCGGCCACGACGGCGGCATCGTGGAGATCCAGACCCACGCCGACAAGTGCTTCGACGTCGCCGGCATCAGCGCGGAGGACCGGGCCCCGATCATCCAGTTCGGCTGCGACGAGGAGGTCCACCAGCGCTTCAAGATCCGCCGCCTGCCGGACGGCTCGGTGGCGATCCAGACGTTCAGCGGCAAGTGCCTCGACATCCTGCACGGCAGCCCCGACGACGGCGCGCCGCTCGTCCAGTTCCGCTGCCACCTCAACCCCAACCAGCGCTTCCGCTTCGCGCCCGCCAGCCGCGGCCGGGTGGAGATCCGTACCCTCGCCGGCAAGTGCCTGGACGTGCGCGGAGGCAGCCTGGACGACGGCACGCCGATCGTCCAGTTCCGCTGCCACGGCGGCGCGAACCAGCGCTTCCACCTGGCGTCCGAGCCGTGGTCCGGCATGTGA